A single region of the Thermoleophilum album genome encodes:
- the cas2 gene encoding CRISPR-associated endonuclease Cas2, with product MSESTLRLLVAYDIADDRRRNEVAELLQRHGDRVQYSVFIVDGRPAQFVRLERQLARAIHPNEDSVLLCLLGPTRSASTKRMRFLGLRRRITGDDTALVL from the coding sequence ATGAGCGAGTCCACGTTGCGTCTTCTCGTCGCCTACGACATCGCGGACGACCGGCGGCGTAACGAGGTCGCCGAGTTGCTGCAGCGGCACGGGGACCGAGTGCAGTACAGTGTCTTCATCGTCGACGGGAGACCCGCACAGTTCGTTCGGCTCGAACGGCAGCTGGCTCGCGCGATACACCCAAATGAAGACAGCGTCCTTCTCTGTCTCCTCGGGCCCACTCGCTCCGCGAGCACTAAGCGCATGCGCTTTCTCGGACTACGCCGACGCATCACAGGCGACGACACGGCGCTCGTCTTGTAG